In Acidisarcina polymorpha, the DNA window TTCCATTCCATCGCTTCGATAGCGAAAGCGGTGCGCGGTCCGGTGATCGCATCGTTGGCGCGGGCACGCCGGCAAGATATCGAGCTTGCTGCCAAGGCCGTTGAGCCGGCCAAGCGTCCGAGGATCCATGTCTTTCTGGCGAGTTCCGATTTGCATCTGGAGTACAAGCTTAAGATCGCACGCGCTGAAGCGATCGCCCAGGCTGGCGAGTCCGTCCGGCTGGCGCGTAGCTATGTGGACGACGTCGAGTTTTCGCCCGAGGACGCCACTCGGAGCGATCACGATTTCCTCTGCCAGATGGTCTCCGTTGCGATCGAGGCGGGAGCAACCACGATCAATGTGCCGGATACGGTCGGTTATGCAACCCCGCACGAATATGGCGATCTTTTCCGCATGCTGAGGAAGCGGGTTCCGGGCGCTGAAAACGTCATTTTTTCGTCACATTGTCACGATGACCTTGGTCTGGCGGTGGCCAATAGCCTGGCCGCAATCGAGGCGGGAGTGCGGCAAGTCGAGTGCACCATCAATGGCATCGGCGAGCGGGCGGGAAACGCCGCCCTGGAAGAGATTGCGGCGGCATTGCACGTCCGCGCCGATCAATATCCGGTGCGGAATAATATCGTCCTCGATCGCATTTATTCTGTGAGCCAACTACTCGCTTCCGTGATCAGTTTCTCGCCATCGCCGAACAAGGCCGTCGTAGGCATCAATGCCTTCGCCCATGAAGCAGGGATCCACCAGCATGGTGTGCTCTCGAATCCCTTGACCTACGAGATTATGACTCCAGCGTCGGTGGGGGTACCCGGCAACCGCATGGTGCTTGGTAAACACTCTGGCCGTCGAGCGATGGCGCACCGGCTTCGGGAACTCGGTTACGATCTCGCCCCCGAAGACCTGGACATCGCCTATGTGGCCTTCACCGAGCTTGCCGATCGCAAGAAAGTGGTTTACGACCAGGACTTGATCAATCTCGTCTCACACCATCGCCGTCACCATGACTTGGTGAGTGAGTTCGTCGAGCACCCGATCGCGAAATCATCTTGATGATCCCCTGCTTTCCCAGAAACGTAAGAAAACCACTTGATTAATTCCATAAGGACAGACGATTGGCTCGCGGAAAGACCTTGAAAATACTCGTTCTTGCCGGAGACGGCATCGGCCCGGAAGTAACTCAGCAAGCCGTCCATGCGCTTCGGTCGGTTGCCGATCTTGGCGGCCACCATTTCGAGTTCAAGGAGATGGCGATTGGCGGTGTAGCGATCAAGAAAGAGGGCTCGCCGCTTCCATCATCCACTCTGGAGGCAGCCCTCGACAGCGACGCCGTGCTGCTCGGCGCAGTTGGAGGAAACGAGTTCAACCAGCTTCCTCCGGACCGGCGCCCTGAAGCTGGCCTCCTCGGTTTGCGCCAGGCGCTGGGCGGCTTCGCGAACCTGCGGCCCTCCTTCGCATGGCCGTCGCTTTCTTCGAACTCGCCATTGAAACCAGAGGTAGTGGAAGGATCTGACATCCTTTTCGTCCGCGAACTCCTGGGTGGACTCTATTTCGGTGAGCCACGGCAATGGGACCGGGAGACGAATTCGGCATGGAATACCATGCGCTACACCCGGGACGAAGTCGTGCGGGTGACGCGGATCGCTTTCGAACTGGCCGGCAAGAGACGGAAGAAGGTCACCTCCGTTGATAAGGCGAATGTGCTCGAGGTATCTCAACTGTGGCGGGCGACGGTGACCGAGGTCGCACGCGATTACCCCGATGTCGCGCTCGATCATCAATACGTCGACGCCTGTGCGATGCACCTGATGAATACGCCTCGCAACTTTGACGTAGTTGTCACCGAGAATCTTTTTGGCGACATTCTTTCCGATGAGGCGGCGGTGATTACCGGATCGCTCGGCATGCTGCCCTCGGCCACGATAGGGGGCGCGGTCAACTTGTATGAGCCGGTTCATGGCTCCGCTCCGGATATCGCGGGTAAGGGGCTGGCGAATCCGCTGGGCGCGATCTTGACTGCGGCGATGTTGCTTCGCCATTCCGGCGGCCTTGAATCCGACGCCCAGGCGATCGAAGCCTCGGTTCGTCAAGTCCTCGAACAGGGTTATCGAACTGCTGACCTGGCGCGTAGTTCCAGTCCGGGTATTCAGGTCGTGACGACTCAAGAGATGGGCAAGCAGGTCAACGAAACCTTGAACCACATCATCGACCGCGGTCAGGCCTTACATGCCGTCTAGTACGCACATGACGGCCTCAGCGGGCAACGAACGCGGATCAATGAACCACAGATTGTTCTTCAGGAATAGAGTATGTCTGACAAACTAAGAACACTTTTCGAAAAAGTCTGGGACTCGCATGTCGTCGTCGCACCCGAAGGCGAGCCGACCATACTGTACGTCGATCTCCACCTCATCCACGAAGTTACTTCGCCACAGGCTTTCGAGGGACTGCGGCTTGCGGGCAGGCCGGTGCGAAGGCCCGACCGCTGCATCGCGACTGTCGATCACAACGTTCCCACGATCAAAGACCATCGGCTGATTATCGCCGACCAGATCGCCTCCAAGCAGATCCTTACATTGCGCGACAACTGCAAAGAGTTTGGCGTCGAGTTGTTCGATGTCCATTCTCCCGAACAAGGAATCGTCCATGTCATTGGTCCGGAGTTGGGGATTACCAAACCCGGCATGACCATCGTCTGCGGCGATTCGCATACCTCGACTCATGGGGCCTTTGGAGCGCTGGCTTTTGGCATCGGCACTTCCGAGGTCGAGCATGTATTGGCGACCCAGACGCTGCCTCAATCGCGTCCGAAGACCTTTCGGATCTCGGTCGAGGGCAAGCTTTCGCCGGGAGTAACGGCAAAGGACATCGTGCTCGCCATCATCGGCGAGATCGGCACGGATGGCGCGACCGGTCATGTGATCGAATATGCCGGCTCAGCGATCCGGGAGCTCTCGATGGAAGGCCGCATGACGGTCTGCAACATGAGCATCGAAGCGGGCGCCCGTGCCGGCATGATCGCTCCTGACGAAACGACCTTCGCCTATGTCAAGGGCCGGCGCTACTCACCACAGGGCGACAAGTGGGATGAGGCTGTAGCGCATTGGCGCAGTCTCGCAACCGATGAAGGCGCGACCTTCGACCGCGAACTGACTTTGCGCGCCGAAGACATCGCCCCGCAGGTCAGCTGGGGAACCAGCCCGGGTATGGTGGTTCCGGTGACCGGCAATGTGCCCAGCACCGCGCCCGACGATTCCGAGGCCGGCCGCCGCGGCTTTGAACGCGCGCTTGCTTATATGGCATTGAAGCCCGGAGTGCCGATCACCGGTATCACCATTGATCGGGTTTTTATTGGATCCTGCACGAACTCCCGCATCGAGGACCTGCGCGCAGCCGCACGGGTCGTCGCCGGGCATCACGTTCACACCAATGTCAGCGCGATGGTGGTGCCGGGATCGCAGGCCGTCAAAGCGGAGGCGGAGCGCGAGGGGCTGGACCGCATCTTTCTTGAAGCGGGATTCGAATGGCGCGAGCCTGGCTGTTCCATGTGCCTGGGTATGAATCCCGACATTCTCAGTCCCGGCGAACGCTGCGCCTCGACCAGCAATCGCAACTTTGAGGGACGCCAGGGCGCGGGCTCTCACACTCATCTCGTCAGCCCGCAAATGGCCGCTGCCGCTGCGGTCGCTGGACACTTCGTCGATGTGCGCGAATGGAATTTCGCCGGCCAAGAGGAGACCGCCCATGCAGCCATTTCGTAAGCTTACCTCGACGGTGCAACCGCTCGACCGCTCCAATGTCGATACCGACCAGATCATCCCCAAACAGTTTCTGAAACGGATCGAGCGCACCGGCTACCAGGATTTTCTTTTCTTCGATTGGAGAAAAGACCCGAAGTTCGAGCTCAACGACCCGCGCTACGAAGGTGCGCAGATCCTGGTTGCGGGCAAAAACTTCGGCTGCGGCTCGTCTCGCGAACACGCAGCCTGGACGCTCCATGACTATGGATTTCGCTGTGTCATCGCCTCAAGCTTTGCTGACATCTTCCATTCGAATGCGGGCAAGAACGGCATTCTGCTGGTGACGCTGCAGGAAGACCAGGTTGCGCGCCTATTGGAAAGAGCAAAGACCAACGATGGTTACACATTAAGCATCTCGCTTGAAGACAATATGATTCAAGACGGCGATGGCTGGTCGACCAGCTTCAGCATTGATCCATTTCGCCGCTACTGCCTGCTTGAGGGTCTCGACGACATCGGCCTAACGCTTCGCCATGAAGCGGCGCTCGATGGATTTGAGAGCCGCCACGACCAGGCATTCTGGCTCGCGCCGAGACCCGACGCCGCCACGACAAATCTGTAACAAGCGGAGATACAAACACAACATGGGCAGTAACGGAACGACAGGAACGCGTAATCCTAAGCAGAACAGCATCCCCCTCACGGAAGGTCCGAACCGCGCAGCCGCGCGCTCTTACTTAAGGGGCATTGGCTTTTCGAAGGAAGACCTGCACAAACCGATCATCGGTATCGCCAATACCTGGACCGAAATTGGTCCTTGCAACTATCACCTTCGCGATGTAGCAGAAGCGGTCAAGGAAGGGATTCGCGCCGCTGGTGGCACACCCATGGAGTTCAACACCATCACCATCTCCGATGGCATCACCATGGGAACCCAGGGAATGAAGGCTTCGCTGATCAGCCGGGAAGTCATCGCCGACTCGATCGAGCTGGTCTCCCGCGGAAATCTGT includes these proteins:
- the leuD gene encoding 3-isopropylmalate dehydratase small subunit — encoded protein: MQPFRKLTSTVQPLDRSNVDTDQIIPKQFLKRIERTGYQDFLFFDWRKDPKFELNDPRYEGAQILVAGKNFGCGSSREHAAWTLHDYGFRCVIASSFADIFHSNAGKNGILLVTLQEDQVARLLERAKTNDGYTLSISLEDNMIQDGDGWSTSFSIDPFRRYCLLEGLDDIGLTLRHEAALDGFESRHDQAFWLAPRPDAATTNL
- a CDS encoding 2-isopropylmalate synthase, with product MNTSSMEPTQQRDQLYFFDTTLRDGEQSPGCSMTFEEKLSLAHGLAELGVDILEAGFAVASEGDFHSIASIAKAVRGPVIASLARARRQDIELAAKAVEPAKRPRIHVFLASSDLHLEYKLKIARAEAIAQAGESVRLARSYVDDVEFSPEDATRSDHDFLCQMVSVAIEAGATTINVPDTVGYATPHEYGDLFRMLRKRVPGAENVIFSSHCHDDLGLAVANSLAAIEAGVRQVECTINGIGERAGNAALEEIAAALHVRADQYPVRNNIVLDRIYSVSQLLASVISFSPSPNKAVVGINAFAHEAGIHQHGVLSNPLTYEIMTPASVGVPGNRMVLGKHSGRRAMAHRLRELGYDLAPEDLDIAYVAFTELADRKKVVYDQDLINLVSHHRRHHDLVSEFVEHPIAKSS
- the leuB gene encoding 3-isopropylmalate dehydrogenase, giving the protein MKILVLAGDGIGPEVTQQAVHALRSVADLGGHHFEFKEMAIGGVAIKKEGSPLPSSTLEAALDSDAVLLGAVGGNEFNQLPPDRRPEAGLLGLRQALGGFANLRPSFAWPSLSSNSPLKPEVVEGSDILFVRELLGGLYFGEPRQWDRETNSAWNTMRYTRDEVVRVTRIAFELAGKRRKKVTSVDKANVLEVSQLWRATVTEVARDYPDVALDHQYVDACAMHLMNTPRNFDVVVTENLFGDILSDEAAVITGSLGMLPSATIGGAVNLYEPVHGSAPDIAGKGLANPLGAILTAAMLLRHSGGLESDAQAIEASVRQVLEQGYRTADLARSSSPGIQVVTTQEMGKQVNETLNHIIDRGQALHAV
- the leuC gene encoding 3-isopropylmalate dehydratase large subunit, giving the protein MSDKLRTLFEKVWDSHVVVAPEGEPTILYVDLHLIHEVTSPQAFEGLRLAGRPVRRPDRCIATVDHNVPTIKDHRLIIADQIASKQILTLRDNCKEFGVELFDVHSPEQGIVHVIGPELGITKPGMTIVCGDSHTSTHGAFGALAFGIGTSEVEHVLATQTLPQSRPKTFRISVEGKLSPGVTAKDIVLAIIGEIGTDGATGHVIEYAGSAIRELSMEGRMTVCNMSIEAGARAGMIAPDETTFAYVKGRRYSPQGDKWDEAVAHWRSLATDEGATFDRELTLRAEDIAPQVSWGTSPGMVVPVTGNVPSTAPDDSEAGRRGFERALAYMALKPGVPITGITIDRVFIGSCTNSRIEDLRAAARVVAGHHVHTNVSAMVVPGSQAVKAEAEREGLDRIFLEAGFEWREPGCSMCLGMNPDILSPGERCASTSNRNFEGRQGAGSHTHLVSPQMAAAAAVAGHFVDVREWNFAGQEETAHAAIS